The following DNA comes from Papaver somniferum cultivar HN1 unplaced genomic scaffold, ASM357369v1 unplaced-scaffold_7995, whole genome shotgun sequence.
GAGTCCTTGAGTTAGTAGTGACTGTACGAACAGGCTTTATGCCACCTAGGTAGATTAGGaaaattctattttccatcaccagtTTCAAAGTTGAAACCTTAGTTTTTAGTTTGCTTCTTTCTTCATTCCAACCCTGATTGAGATTGGTTTATTAGGAAGTTGTCTATCTAATGGTGTCCATTACCCGGCCTTGCAGAGAATATCGATCTGGTTGTCTGTCATCTGGTAAATATTAaaaatgattagttttcttatcTTAAAATGCTGTATAGTTAAAAGGAAGTTGTAGAAGATTCAAACCTGTACAATAGTGTTTCGTGCATAAGGTAGTACTCTATGGTATCCAAGGCTAGGAATAGGTGGAGATTTTCTACTTGTTTCTCCTCCATATGATCTTAACCTCCCGTTGGTTCTACTCCTTGTGGCAACTGTTGGAGACCCCTGACTGGGACAACCCAATATATCCGGTAGACTCGATTCCTGATGATATATAAACCCCATATGTTAGAAATTCAGAACAAAATAGGTTGGAACGGATAAAATACCAGTCTACTTTTTTGCTGCAATAGAAGTGAGCATTAGTAGTTGTGCTATGCATTAAGTACCAGGAATAATACAGTTGCACAGTGCTTAAGAACCTCCAAATTCATTTGAACATCATCCAAGCTCCTGTTAggcaatttaaaaacaaagattaGTGTTGGCTCTCTGTTGAGTTTCCTATCTGTCATGAAAGTTAGTAGTAAAAACATTACCTGTGCTTTTGCTCTCCCAATC
Coding sequences within:
- the LOC113344778 gene encoding protein NEN4-like, producing the protein MNKWFFLFHMATLAAYFGLGEQKHRSLDDVQMNLEVLKHCATVLFLESSLPDILGCPSQGSPTVATRSRTNGRLRSYGGETSRKSPPIPSLGYHRVLPYARNTIVQMTDNQIDILCKAG